The Candidatus Obscuribacterales bacterium genome has a segment encoding these proteins:
- a CDS encoding PCP reductase family protein: MANSMEWTAEAEARLKEIPFFVRPAARKKIETFAREAGVAEITEEIYDQAKKKFG, from the coding sequence TGGACGGCAGAGGCAGAAGCGCGGCTCAAGGAAATTCCCTTCTTTGTCCGTCCGGCAGCGCGCAAAAAAATTGAAACCTTTGCCCGCGAGGCCGGCGTGGCGGAGATTACAGAAGAGATCTACGACCAAGCCAAGAAAAAGTTTGGCTAG